In the Gymnogyps californianus isolate 813 chromosome 3, ASM1813914v2, whole genome shotgun sequence genome, one interval contains:
- the KAT14 gene encoding cysteine-rich protein 2-binding protein isoform X2: MQTPSRMANNVHMSGLLSRHDDEATRTSTSEGLEEGEVEGETLLIVESEDQASVDLSHDQSGDSLNSDEGDASWMEEMSYYCEKCQKWIPASQLREQLSYLKGDNFFRFTCSDCSEDGKEQFERLRLTWQQVVMLAMYNLSLEGTGRQGYFRWKEDICAFIEKHWTFLLGNRKKTSTWWSTVAGCLSVGSPLFFRSGAQEFGEPGWWKLVHNKPPTMKPEGEKLSASALKAKASKPPLDPIITVEGLRKRVSRNPVESAMELKEKRSRTQEAKDIRRAQKEAAGFLDRSTSSTPVKFTSRGRRPDIVLEKGEVIDFSSLSSSDRTPLTSPSPSPSLDFSAPGTPASHSATPSLLSEADLIPDVMPPQALFHDDEEMEGDGVIDPGIEYVPPPSGTAGAGTVIASRKKVKTAEQIKQEVESEEEKTERMEGDSEDPEESNTSLQVRGRDKRKPQLEKDAKPRAPKHTSVSIYEEKLLLKRLEACPNAMSMTPEARRLRRKLIVRQAKRERGLPLFDLDQVVNAALLLVDGIYGAKEGGVSRSPAGQATYRTTSQDFRILDRYQTMLPAMKGYRQQTTKFLYRLVGSEDLLTDHSIVSPYTSRVLKPYIRRDYETKPPKLRLLAEIRAYPHRNDLNWKAEPEAPVDYCYVRPNHIPTINSMCHEFFWPGIDLSECLQYPDFSVVVLYKKVIIAFGFMVPDVKYNEAYISFLLVHPEWRRAGIATFMIYHLIQTCMGKDVTLHVSASNPAMLLYQKFGFKTEEYILDFYDKYYPLDSKECKHAFFLRLRR, encoded by the exons ATGCAAACACCATCTAGGATGGCTAATAACGTTCACATGAGTGGGCTGCTGAGCCGCCATGATGACGAAGCCACCAGGACCTCCACCTCAGAGGGCCTGGAGGAGGGTGAGGTGGAAGGGGAGACACTCCTGATTGTTGAGTCTGAGGACCAGGCTTCAGTGGATTTATCGCACGACCAGAGCGGGGACTCTCTGAACAGCGACGAAGGTGACGCATCCTGGATGGAGGAGATGTCCTATTACTGCGAGAAGTGCCAGAAGTGGATTCCAGCAA GTCAACTGAGAGAACAGCTCAGCTACCTCAAAGGAGATAACTTTTTCAGATTTACTTGCTCCGATTGCTCAGAAGATGGGAAGGAGCAATTTGAACGGCTGAGATTAACATGGCAACAA GTTGTCATGCTGGCAATGTACAATTTGTCTCTGGAAGGAACGGGCCGTCAGGGGTACTTCAGATGGAAAGAAGATATTTGTGCTTTTATTGAGAAACACTGGACTTTCTTATTAGGGAACAG GAAAAAGACCTCAACATGGTGGAGCACAGTCGCCGGCTGTCTCTCTGTGGGGAGCCCCTTGTTTTTCCGCTCAGGGGCACAGGAATTTGGAGAACCGGGATGGTGGAAACTGGTTCATAACAAACCCCCAACAATGAAACCTGAAGGAGAGAAGCTGTCTGCATCTGCACTAAAGGCAAAAG CTTCAAAGCCACCTCTGGATCCCATCATTACTGTGGAAGGACTCAGGAAGCGGGTAAGCCGCAATCCAGTCGAATCAGCCATGGAGCTGAAGGAGAAGAGATCTCGCACCCAGGAAGCCAAGGATATTCGGAGAGCCCAGAAGGAGGCAGCTGGCTTCCTGGACCGGAGTACTTCCTCCACTCCCGTTAAATTCACCAGTCGAGGCCGTCGTCCCGATATTGTCCTTGAGAAAGGAGAGGTGATTGACTTCTCCTCCTTGAGCTCTTCAGATCGCACTCCTCTGACAagcccttctccttccccatctctgGACTTCTCTGCTCCTGGCACTCCAGCCTCACATTCAGCTACTCCCAGCCTTCTCTCAGAAGCAGATCTCATCCCAGATGTCATGCCACCACAGGCTCTGTTTCATG ATGATGAGGAGATGGAAGGAGATGGAGTCATAGACCCAGGAATAGAGTatgtgccccctcccagcgggACAGCTGGTGCTGGCACTGTGATagcaagtagaaaaaaagtgaagacaGCTGAGCAGATCAAGCAAGAGGTGGagagtgaagaagaaaaaacagaaaggatggAAGGTGACAGTGAAGATCCTGAAGAGTCAAACACATCGCTGCAGGTGAGGGGGCGAGACAAGAGGAAGCCACAGCTGGAGAAGGATGCTAAACCCAGAGCTCCCAAGCATACCTCTGTTAGCATCTATgaggaaaagctgctgctgaagagacTGGAAGCCTGTCCCAATGCCATGAGCATGACCCCAGAGGCCCGGAGACTGAGGCGCAAGCTCATAGTCAGGCAGGCCAAGAGGGAAAGAGGACTGCCGCTCTTTGACTTGGACCAAGTTGTGAACGCTGCACTGCTCTTGGTTGATGGGATTTACGGAGCCAAAGAAGGAGGTGTTTCCAGGTCCCCAGCAGGGCAAGCAACATACAGAACTACTAGCCAGGACTTCAGGATCTTGGACAGATACCAG ACAATGCTGCCTGCCATGAAGGGATATCGACAGCAGACAACAAAGTTTCTGTATCGACTGGTAGGCTCAGAAGACCTGCTGACAGACCACAGTATTGTCAGTCCTTACACATCCCGTGTCCTGAAGCCTTACATCAG GCGCGATTATGAGACAAAGCCCCCCAAACTCAGGCTGCTGGCAGAAATCCGGGCGTATCCACACAGGAATGATCTCAACTGGAAGGCTGAGCCAGAAGCACCCGTTGATTACTGCTATGTTCGCCCTAATCACATCCCCACTATAAACTCCATGTGCCATGAATTCTTCTGGCCTG GAATTGATTTGTCAGAATGCCTGCAGTATCCAGACTTTAGCGTTGTCGTCCTTTACAAGAAAGTTATCATTGCCTTTGGCTTTATGGTGCCAGATGTGAAATACAATGAAgcttacatttcttttctgttagttCACCCTGAGTGGAGAAGAGCTGGGATTGCAACCTTCATGATTTACCATCTTATCCAG ACCTGCATGGGCAAAGACGTAACCCTTCACGTCTCTGCAAGCAACCCTGCTATGCTGCTCTACCAAAAATTTGGATTTAAGACTGAAGAatacattttggatttttatGACAAATACTATCCCTTGGACAGCAAGGAGTGCAAGCATGCGTTCTTTCTCAGGCTGCGGCGCTGA
- the KAT14 gene encoding cysteine-rich protein 2-binding protein isoform X4, whose translation MQTPSRMANNVHMSGLLSRHDDEATRTSTSEGLEEGEVEGETLLIVESEDQASVDLSHDQSGDSLNSDEGDASWMEEMSYYCEKCQKWIPASQLREQLSYLKGDNFFRFTCSDCSEDGKEQFERLRLTWQQVVMLAMYNLSLEGTGRQGYFRWKEDICAFIEKHWTFLLGNRKKTSTWWSTVAGCLSVGSPLFFRSGAQEFGEPGWWKLVHNKPPTMKPEGEKLSASALKAKASKPPLDPIITVEGLRKRVSRNPVESAMELKEKRSRTQEAKDIRRAQKEAAGFLDRSTSSTPVKFTSRGRRPDIVLEKGEVIDFSSLSSSDRTPLTSPSPSPSLDFSAPGTPASHSATPSLLSEADLIPDVMPPQALFHDDEEMEGDGVIDPGIEYVPPPSGTAGAGTVIASRKKVKTAEQIKQEVESEEEKTERMEGDSEDPEESNTSLQVRGRDKRKPQLEKDAKPRAPKHTSVSIYEEKLLLKRLEACPNAMSMTPEARRLRRKLIVRQAKRERGLPLFDLDQVVNAALLLVDGIYGAKEGGVSRSPAGQATYRTTSQDFRILDRYQTMLPAMKGYRQQTTKFLYRLVGSEDLLTDHSIVSPYTSRVLKPYIRNDLNWKAEPEAPVDYCYVRPNHIPTINSMCHEFFWPGIDLSECLQYPDFSVVVLYKKVIIAFGFMVPDVKYNEAYISFLLVHPEWRRAGIATFMIYHLIQTCMGKDVTLHVSASNPAMLLYQKFGFKTEEYILDFYDKYYPLDSKECKHAFFLRLRR comes from the exons ATGCAAACACCATCTAGGATGGCTAATAACGTTCACATGAGTGGGCTGCTGAGCCGCCATGATGACGAAGCCACCAGGACCTCCACCTCAGAGGGCCTGGAGGAGGGTGAGGTGGAAGGGGAGACACTCCTGATTGTTGAGTCTGAGGACCAGGCTTCAGTGGATTTATCGCACGACCAGAGCGGGGACTCTCTGAACAGCGACGAAGGTGACGCATCCTGGATGGAGGAGATGTCCTATTACTGCGAGAAGTGCCAGAAGTGGATTCCAGCAA GTCAACTGAGAGAACAGCTCAGCTACCTCAAAGGAGATAACTTTTTCAGATTTACTTGCTCCGATTGCTCAGAAGATGGGAAGGAGCAATTTGAACGGCTGAGATTAACATGGCAACAA GTTGTCATGCTGGCAATGTACAATTTGTCTCTGGAAGGAACGGGCCGTCAGGGGTACTTCAGATGGAAAGAAGATATTTGTGCTTTTATTGAGAAACACTGGACTTTCTTATTAGGGAACAG GAAAAAGACCTCAACATGGTGGAGCACAGTCGCCGGCTGTCTCTCTGTGGGGAGCCCCTTGTTTTTCCGCTCAGGGGCACAGGAATTTGGAGAACCGGGATGGTGGAAACTGGTTCATAACAAACCCCCAACAATGAAACCTGAAGGAGAGAAGCTGTCTGCATCTGCACTAAAGGCAAAAG CTTCAAAGCCACCTCTGGATCCCATCATTACTGTGGAAGGACTCAGGAAGCGGGTAAGCCGCAATCCAGTCGAATCAGCCATGGAGCTGAAGGAGAAGAGATCTCGCACCCAGGAAGCCAAGGATATTCGGAGAGCCCAGAAGGAGGCAGCTGGCTTCCTGGACCGGAGTACTTCCTCCACTCCCGTTAAATTCACCAGTCGAGGCCGTCGTCCCGATATTGTCCTTGAGAAAGGAGAGGTGATTGACTTCTCCTCCTTGAGCTCTTCAGATCGCACTCCTCTGACAagcccttctccttccccatctctgGACTTCTCTGCTCCTGGCACTCCAGCCTCACATTCAGCTACTCCCAGCCTTCTCTCAGAAGCAGATCTCATCCCAGATGTCATGCCACCACAGGCTCTGTTTCATG ATGATGAGGAGATGGAAGGAGATGGAGTCATAGACCCAGGAATAGAGTatgtgccccctcccagcgggACAGCTGGTGCTGGCACTGTGATagcaagtagaaaaaaagtgaagacaGCTGAGCAGATCAAGCAAGAGGTGGagagtgaagaagaaaaaacagaaaggatggAAGGTGACAGTGAAGATCCTGAAGAGTCAAACACATCGCTGCAGGTGAGGGGGCGAGACAAGAGGAAGCCACAGCTGGAGAAGGATGCTAAACCCAGAGCTCCCAAGCATACCTCTGTTAGCATCTATgaggaaaagctgctgctgaagagacTGGAAGCCTGTCCCAATGCCATGAGCATGACCCCAGAGGCCCGGAGACTGAGGCGCAAGCTCATAGTCAGGCAGGCCAAGAGGGAAAGAGGACTGCCGCTCTTTGACTTGGACCAAGTTGTGAACGCTGCACTGCTCTTGGTTGATGGGATTTACGGAGCCAAAGAAGGAGGTGTTTCCAGGTCCCCAGCAGGGCAAGCAACATACAGAACTACTAGCCAGGACTTCAGGATCTTGGACAGATACCAG ACAATGCTGCCTGCCATGAAGGGATATCGACAGCAGACAACAAAGTTTCTGTATCGACTGGTAGGCTCAGAAGACCTGCTGACAGACCACAGTATTGTCAGTCCTTACACATCCCGTGTCCTGAAGCCTTACATCAG GAATGATCTCAACTGGAAGGCTGAGCCAGAAGCACCCGTTGATTACTGCTATGTTCGCCCTAATCACATCCCCACTATAAACTCCATGTGCCATGAATTCTTCTGGCCTG GAATTGATTTGTCAGAATGCCTGCAGTATCCAGACTTTAGCGTTGTCGTCCTTTACAAGAAAGTTATCATTGCCTTTGGCTTTATGGTGCCAGATGTGAAATACAATGAAgcttacatttcttttctgttagttCACCCTGAGTGGAGAAGAGCTGGGATTGCAACCTTCATGATTTACCATCTTATCCAG ACCTGCATGGGCAAAGACGTAACCCTTCACGTCTCTGCAAGCAACCCTGCTATGCTGCTCTACCAAAAATTTGGATTTAAGACTGAAGAatacattttggatttttatGACAAATACTATCCCTTGGACAGCAAGGAGTGCAAGCATGCGTTCTTTCTCAGGCTGCGGCGCTGA
- the KAT14 gene encoding cysteine-rich protein 2-binding protein isoform X3, translating into MQTPSRMANNVHMSGLLSRHDDEATRTSTSEGLEEGEVEGETLLIVESEDQASVDLSHDQSGDSLNSDEGDASWMEEMSYYCEKCQKWIPASQLREQLSYLKGDNFFRFTCSDCSEDGKEQFERLRLTWQQVVMLAMYNLSLEGTGRQGYFRWKEDICAFIEKHWTFLLGNRKKTSTWWSTVAGCLSVGSPLFFRSGAQEFGEPGWWKLVHNKPPTMKPEGEKLSASALKAKAASKPPLDPIITVEGLRKRVSRNPVESAMELKEKRSRTQEAKDIRRAQKEAAGFLDRSTSSTPVKFTSRGRRPDIVLEKGEVIDFSSLSSSDRTPLTSPSPSPSLDFSAPGTPASHSATPSLLSEADLIPDVMPPQALFHDDEEMEGDGVIDPGIEYVPPPSGTAGAGTVIASRKKVKTAEQIKQEVESEEEKTERMEGDSEDPEESNTSLQVRGRDKRKPQLEKDAKPRAPKHTSVSIYEEKLLLKRLEACPNAMSMTPEARRLRRKLIVRQAKRERGLPLFDLDQVVNAALLLVDGIYGAKEGGVSRSPAGQATYRTTSQDFRILDRYQTMLPAMKGYRQQTTKFLYRLVGSEDLLTDHSIVSPYTSRVLKPYIRNDLNWKAEPEAPVDYCYVRPNHIPTINSMCHEFFWPGIDLSECLQYPDFSVVVLYKKVIIAFGFMVPDVKYNEAYISFLLVHPEWRRAGIATFMIYHLIQTCMGKDVTLHVSASNPAMLLYQKFGFKTEEYILDFYDKYYPLDSKECKHAFFLRLRR; encoded by the exons ATGCAAACACCATCTAGGATGGCTAATAACGTTCACATGAGTGGGCTGCTGAGCCGCCATGATGACGAAGCCACCAGGACCTCCACCTCAGAGGGCCTGGAGGAGGGTGAGGTGGAAGGGGAGACACTCCTGATTGTTGAGTCTGAGGACCAGGCTTCAGTGGATTTATCGCACGACCAGAGCGGGGACTCTCTGAACAGCGACGAAGGTGACGCATCCTGGATGGAGGAGATGTCCTATTACTGCGAGAAGTGCCAGAAGTGGATTCCAGCAA GTCAACTGAGAGAACAGCTCAGCTACCTCAAAGGAGATAACTTTTTCAGATTTACTTGCTCCGATTGCTCAGAAGATGGGAAGGAGCAATTTGAACGGCTGAGATTAACATGGCAACAA GTTGTCATGCTGGCAATGTACAATTTGTCTCTGGAAGGAACGGGCCGTCAGGGGTACTTCAGATGGAAAGAAGATATTTGTGCTTTTATTGAGAAACACTGGACTTTCTTATTAGGGAACAG GAAAAAGACCTCAACATGGTGGAGCACAGTCGCCGGCTGTCTCTCTGTGGGGAGCCCCTTGTTTTTCCGCTCAGGGGCACAGGAATTTGGAGAACCGGGATGGTGGAAACTGGTTCATAACAAACCCCCAACAATGAAACCTGAAGGAGAGAAGCTGTCTGCATCTGCACTAAAGGCAAAAG CAGCTTCAAAGCCACCTCTGGATCCCATCATTACTGTGGAAGGACTCAGGAAGCGGGTAAGCCGCAATCCAGTCGAATCAGCCATGGAGCTGAAGGAGAAGAGATCTCGCACCCAGGAAGCCAAGGATATTCGGAGAGCCCAGAAGGAGGCAGCTGGCTTCCTGGACCGGAGTACTTCCTCCACTCCCGTTAAATTCACCAGTCGAGGCCGTCGTCCCGATATTGTCCTTGAGAAAGGAGAGGTGATTGACTTCTCCTCCTTGAGCTCTTCAGATCGCACTCCTCTGACAagcccttctccttccccatctctgGACTTCTCTGCTCCTGGCACTCCAGCCTCACATTCAGCTACTCCCAGCCTTCTCTCAGAAGCAGATCTCATCCCAGATGTCATGCCACCACAGGCTCTGTTTCATG ATGATGAGGAGATGGAAGGAGATGGAGTCATAGACCCAGGAATAGAGTatgtgccccctcccagcgggACAGCTGGTGCTGGCACTGTGATagcaagtagaaaaaaagtgaagacaGCTGAGCAGATCAAGCAAGAGGTGGagagtgaagaagaaaaaacagaaaggatggAAGGTGACAGTGAAGATCCTGAAGAGTCAAACACATCGCTGCAGGTGAGGGGGCGAGACAAGAGGAAGCCACAGCTGGAGAAGGATGCTAAACCCAGAGCTCCCAAGCATACCTCTGTTAGCATCTATgaggaaaagctgctgctgaagagacTGGAAGCCTGTCCCAATGCCATGAGCATGACCCCAGAGGCCCGGAGACTGAGGCGCAAGCTCATAGTCAGGCAGGCCAAGAGGGAAAGAGGACTGCCGCTCTTTGACTTGGACCAAGTTGTGAACGCTGCACTGCTCTTGGTTGATGGGATTTACGGAGCCAAAGAAGGAGGTGTTTCCAGGTCCCCAGCAGGGCAAGCAACATACAGAACTACTAGCCAGGACTTCAGGATCTTGGACAGATACCAG ACAATGCTGCCTGCCATGAAGGGATATCGACAGCAGACAACAAAGTTTCTGTATCGACTGGTAGGCTCAGAAGACCTGCTGACAGACCACAGTATTGTCAGTCCTTACACATCCCGTGTCCTGAAGCCTTACATCAG GAATGATCTCAACTGGAAGGCTGAGCCAGAAGCACCCGTTGATTACTGCTATGTTCGCCCTAATCACATCCCCACTATAAACTCCATGTGCCATGAATTCTTCTGGCCTG GAATTGATTTGTCAGAATGCCTGCAGTATCCAGACTTTAGCGTTGTCGTCCTTTACAAGAAAGTTATCATTGCCTTTGGCTTTATGGTGCCAGATGTGAAATACAATGAAgcttacatttcttttctgttagttCACCCTGAGTGGAGAAGAGCTGGGATTGCAACCTTCATGATTTACCATCTTATCCAG ACCTGCATGGGCAAAGACGTAACCCTTCACGTCTCTGCAAGCAACCCTGCTATGCTGCTCTACCAAAAATTTGGATTTAAGACTGAAGAatacattttggatttttatGACAAATACTATCCCTTGGACAGCAAGGAGTGCAAGCATGCGTTCTTTCTCAGGCTGCGGCGCTGA
- the KAT14 gene encoding cysteine-rich protein 2-binding protein isoform X5 — MQTPSRMANNVHMSGLLSRHDDEATRTSTSEGLEEGEVEGETLLIVESEDQASVDLSHDQSGDSLNSDEGDASWMEEMSYYCEKCQKWIPASQLREQLSYLKGDNFFRFTCSDCSEDGKEQFERLRLTWQQVVMLAMYNLSLEGTGRQGYFRWKEDICAFIEKHWTFLLGNRKKTSTWWSTVAGCLSVGSPLFFRSGAQEFGEPGWWKLVHNKPPTMKPEGEKLSASALKAKAASKPPLDPIITVEGLRKRVSRNPVESAMELKEKRSRTQEAKDIRRAQKEAAGFLDRSTSSTPVKFTSRGRRPDIVLEKGEVIDFSSLSSSDRTPLTSPSPSPSLDFSAPGTPASHSATPSLLSEADLIPDVMPPQALFHDDEEMEGDGVIDPGIEYVPPPSGTAGAGTVIASRKKVKTAEQIKQEVESEEEKTERMEGDSEDPEESNTSLQVRGRDKRKPQLEKDAKPRAPKHTSVSIYEEKLLLKRLEACPNAMSMTPEARRLRRKLIVRQAKRERGLPLFDLDQVVNAALLLVDGIYGAKEGGVSRSPAGQATYRTTSQDFRILDRYQTMLPAMKGYRQQTTKFLRDYETKPPKLRLLAEIRAYPHRNDLNWKAEPEAPVDYCYVRPNHIPTINSMCHEFFWPGIDLSECLQYPDFSVVVLYKKVIIAFGFMVPDVKYNEAYISFLLVHPEWRRAGIATFMIYHLIQTCMGKDVTLHVSASNPAMLLYQKFGFKTEEYILDFYDKYYPLDSKECKHAFFLRLRR; from the exons ATGCAAACACCATCTAGGATGGCTAATAACGTTCACATGAGTGGGCTGCTGAGCCGCCATGATGACGAAGCCACCAGGACCTCCACCTCAGAGGGCCTGGAGGAGGGTGAGGTGGAAGGGGAGACACTCCTGATTGTTGAGTCTGAGGACCAGGCTTCAGTGGATTTATCGCACGACCAGAGCGGGGACTCTCTGAACAGCGACGAAGGTGACGCATCCTGGATGGAGGAGATGTCCTATTACTGCGAGAAGTGCCAGAAGTGGATTCCAGCAA GTCAACTGAGAGAACAGCTCAGCTACCTCAAAGGAGATAACTTTTTCAGATTTACTTGCTCCGATTGCTCAGAAGATGGGAAGGAGCAATTTGAACGGCTGAGATTAACATGGCAACAA GTTGTCATGCTGGCAATGTACAATTTGTCTCTGGAAGGAACGGGCCGTCAGGGGTACTTCAGATGGAAAGAAGATATTTGTGCTTTTATTGAGAAACACTGGACTTTCTTATTAGGGAACAG GAAAAAGACCTCAACATGGTGGAGCACAGTCGCCGGCTGTCTCTCTGTGGGGAGCCCCTTGTTTTTCCGCTCAGGGGCACAGGAATTTGGAGAACCGGGATGGTGGAAACTGGTTCATAACAAACCCCCAACAATGAAACCTGAAGGAGAGAAGCTGTCTGCATCTGCACTAAAGGCAAAAG CAGCTTCAAAGCCACCTCTGGATCCCATCATTACTGTGGAAGGACTCAGGAAGCGGGTAAGCCGCAATCCAGTCGAATCAGCCATGGAGCTGAAGGAGAAGAGATCTCGCACCCAGGAAGCCAAGGATATTCGGAGAGCCCAGAAGGAGGCAGCTGGCTTCCTGGACCGGAGTACTTCCTCCACTCCCGTTAAATTCACCAGTCGAGGCCGTCGTCCCGATATTGTCCTTGAGAAAGGAGAGGTGATTGACTTCTCCTCCTTGAGCTCTTCAGATCGCACTCCTCTGACAagcccttctccttccccatctctgGACTTCTCTGCTCCTGGCACTCCAGCCTCACATTCAGCTACTCCCAGCCTTCTCTCAGAAGCAGATCTCATCCCAGATGTCATGCCACCACAGGCTCTGTTTCATG ATGATGAGGAGATGGAAGGAGATGGAGTCATAGACCCAGGAATAGAGTatgtgccccctcccagcgggACAGCTGGTGCTGGCACTGTGATagcaagtagaaaaaaagtgaagacaGCTGAGCAGATCAAGCAAGAGGTGGagagtgaagaagaaaaaacagaaaggatggAAGGTGACAGTGAAGATCCTGAAGAGTCAAACACATCGCTGCAGGTGAGGGGGCGAGACAAGAGGAAGCCACAGCTGGAGAAGGATGCTAAACCCAGAGCTCCCAAGCATACCTCTGTTAGCATCTATgaggaaaagctgctgctgaagagacTGGAAGCCTGTCCCAATGCCATGAGCATGACCCCAGAGGCCCGGAGACTGAGGCGCAAGCTCATAGTCAGGCAGGCCAAGAGGGAAAGAGGACTGCCGCTCTTTGACTTGGACCAAGTTGTGAACGCTGCACTGCTCTTGGTTGATGGGATTTACGGAGCCAAAGAAGGAGGTGTTTCCAGGTCCCCAGCAGGGCAAGCAACATACAGAACTACTAGCCAGGACTTCAGGATCTTGGACAGATACCAG ACAATGCTGCCTGCCATGAAGGGATATCGACAGCAGACAACAAAGTTTCT GCGCGATTATGAGACAAAGCCCCCCAAACTCAGGCTGCTGGCAGAAATCCGGGCGTATCCACACAGGAATGATCTCAACTGGAAGGCTGAGCCAGAAGCACCCGTTGATTACTGCTATGTTCGCCCTAATCACATCCCCACTATAAACTCCATGTGCCATGAATTCTTCTGGCCTG GAATTGATTTGTCAGAATGCCTGCAGTATCCAGACTTTAGCGTTGTCGTCCTTTACAAGAAAGTTATCATTGCCTTTGGCTTTATGGTGCCAGATGTGAAATACAATGAAgcttacatttcttttctgttagttCACCCTGAGTGGAGAAGAGCTGGGATTGCAACCTTCATGATTTACCATCTTATCCAG ACCTGCATGGGCAAAGACGTAACCCTTCACGTCTCTGCAAGCAACCCTGCTATGCTGCTCTACCAAAAATTTGGATTTAAGACTGAAGAatacattttggatttttatGACAAATACTATCCCTTGGACAGCAAGGAGTGCAAGCATGCGTTCTTTCTCAGGCTGCGGCGCTGA